The following proteins come from a genomic window of Gimesia chilikensis:
- the frr gene encoding ribosome recycling factor, which yields MDQAEILLDAEERMDKAVHVFQGQLQGIRTGRATPGLVDSIRVDYYGSPTPLKQMANVSVPEPQQILIRPFDAQMVGEIAKAIQASDMGLAPNTDGRVVRLNIPPLSTERRRQLVSRVKELAEEARISIRNIRRDANKHADQSEKDKVMGEDERDDTKDQIQELTKKFEGKVNSMADAKEKDVMDE from the coding sequence ATGGACCAGGCAGAAATTTTACTCGACGCGGAAGAGAGAATGGACAAAGCGGTTCACGTATTTCAAGGTCAGCTGCAGGGGATTCGTACGGGGCGGGCCACCCCCGGTCTGGTGGATTCGATCCGCGTGGATTACTACGGTTCACCGACTCCGTTGAAGCAGATGGCGAACGTGAGCGTTCCCGAGCCGCAGCAGATTCTGATTCGCCCCTTCGATGCCCAGATGGTGGGAGAGATTGCCAAAGCGATCCAGGCCAGCGATATGGGACTGGCACCGAATACCGATGGCCGCGTGGTGCGGTTAAACATTCCCCCGCTTTCGACGGAGCGTCGTCGACAGTTGGTCTCCCGCGTGAAAGAGCTGGCTGAAGAAGCCCGGATTTCGATCCGCAACATCCGCCGGGATGCAAACAAGCATGCTGACCAGTCCGAAAAAGACAAAGTGATGGGGGAAGACGAACGGGACGATACCAAGGATCAGATCCAGGAACTGACCAAGAAGTTCGAAGGTAAAGTCAACAGCATGGCGGATGCGAAAGAAAAAGACGTGATGGACGAGTAG